Proteins from one Oryza sativa Japonica Group chromosome 12, ASM3414082v1 genomic window:
- the LOC4351537 gene encoding germin-like protein 12-1 precursor, which translates to MASSNFFLPTALIALVATQAMAFDPSPLQDFCVADRNSPVRVNGFPCKDAKDVNVDDFFLEANLDKPMDTTKSKAGSNVTLINVMKLTGLNTLGISMARIDYAPKGQNPPHTHPRATEILTVFEGTLYVGFVTSNQANGENKLFTKTLNKGDVFVFPQGLIHFQFNPSYDKPAVAIAALSSQNPGAITIANAVFGSNPPISDDVLAKAFQVDKKAVDWLQAQFWENNHN; encoded by the exons ATGGCCTCCTCCAACTTCTTTCTTCCCACAGCTCTCATCGCTTTGGTCGCTACTCAGGCCATGGCTTTTGATCCCAGTCCTCTTCAGGACTTCTGCGTTGCCGACAGGAACTCTCCAG TACGTGTCAATGGGTTCCCCTGCAAGGATGCTAAGGATGTGAATGTTGATGACTTCTTCCTAGAAGCTAACCTCGACAAGCCGATGGACACAACCAAGAGCAAGGCTGGATCCAATGTTACATTGATCAACGTGATGAAACTCACAGGTCTCAACACCCTTGGCATCTCCATGGCAAGGATCGACTATGCTCCTAAAGGGCAAAACCCACCACACACGCATCCCCGTGCTACCGAGATCCTAACGGTTTTTGAGGGTACACTCTATGTTGGTTTTGTTACATCGAACCAAGCAAACGGAGAAAACAAGCTATTCACCAAGACACTTAACAAGGGTGATGTCTTCGTGTTCCCACAAGGTCTCATTCACTTCCAGTTCAATCCAAGCTATGATAAGCCAGCAGTTGCCATCGCTGCACTTAGCAGCCAGAATCCTGGAGCGATTACCATTGCTAATGCAGTATTTGGATCAAATCCACCAATCTCGGATGATGTTCTTGCTAAGGCATTTCAAGTGGATAAGAAGGCCGTGGATTGGCTCCAAGCTCAATTCTGGGAGAACAACCACAACTAA
- the LOC4351535 gene encoding UDP-rhamnose/UDP-galactose transporter 4, translating into MASSLSKSDKKKVLDFAAWSFNITTSVGIIMVNKALMATHGFSFATTLTGLHFVTTTLMTIVFRWLGLSQPSHLPLPDLIKFVIFSNLSIVGMNVSLMWNSVGFYQIAKLCMIPASCLLEVVFDHVHYSRDTKLSIMVVLIGVAVCTVTDVSVNAKGLAAAVIAVWSTALQQYYVHFLQRKYSLNSFNLLGHTAPAQAGSLLLVGPFVDFLLTGKRVDHFGFTSIALFFLTLSCVIAIGVNLSQFICIGRFSAVSFQVLGHMKTVLVLSLGFLFFGKEGLNFQVVLGMILAVVGMIWYGNASAKPGGKERRSVLPVRSEKPSGALDEKDGSEK; encoded by the exons ATGGCTTCTTCCCTGAGCAAATCCGACAAGAAGAAGGTGCTGGATTTTGCGGCATGGAGTTTCAACATCACCACGTCTGTTGGAATCATCATGGTCAACAAGGCTCTGATGGCTACGCATGGATTCAGTTTCG CCACAACCTTAACTGGCCTTCATTTTGTGACAACCACCTTGATGACTATCGTGTTTCGGTGGTTAGGCCTCAGCCAGCCCTCCCACTTACCACTGCCAGATCTGATTAAATTTGTGATCTTTTCGAACTTGTCGATTGTTGGAATGAATGTGAGCTTGATGTGGAACTCTGTGGGGTTTTATCAG ATAGCAAAGCTCTGCATGATACCTGCATCATGTCTCCTGGAGGTTGTCTTCGATCATGTACATTATTCTCGGGACACAAAGCTGAGCATAATGGTTGTGCTTATAGGTGTTGCGGTCTGCACAGTTACTGATGTCAGTGTAAATGCAAAAGGTCTGGCTGCTGCTGTTATAGCTGTTTGGAGCACAGCTTTGCAACAATAT TATGTTCATTTTCTCCAACGAAAGTACTCTCTGAACTCATTCAACCTCCTGGGTCACACTGCTCCAGCCCAAGCAGGATCCCTTCTGCTAGTGGGGCCCTTTGTAGATTTCTTGTTGACAGGCAAAAGGGTGGATCACTTTGGTTTCACATCGATTGCTTTG TTTTTCCTGACTCTCTCATGTGTCATTGCCATTGGTGTTAATCTGAGCCAATTCATCTGCATTGGTCGGTTTTCTGCCGTATCCTTCCAAGTCCTGGGCCACATGAAGACAGTGCTCGTGTTGTCCCTTGGGTTTCTCTTCTTTGGCAAGGAAGGTCTGAATTTTCAGGTAGTCCTTGGGATGATCCTCGCTGTTGTTGGGATGATATGGTATGGGAACGCATCAGCGAAACCAGGTGGCAAAGAGCGGCGGAGCGTTCTTCCAGTAAGGTCTGAGAAGCCTAGTGGAGCATTAGACGAGAAGGATGGCAGTGAGAAATAG